The Platichthys flesus chromosome 8, fPlaFle2.1, whole genome shotgun sequence genome has a window encoding:
- the lnx2b gene encoding ligand of Numb protein X 2b: MATTIETKGTSSSCSSAAGLSWARVCKECGQQHEGQESHLYEYQDEVDDELVCHICLQPLLKPMDTPCGHTYCFHCLSNFLKEQDFCPVDRQRLQLHQCRPSSLLVRNLLDKLVVMCPHFDECQQQMQRCELQPHLHNRCPVFRRLKEEAEKRKRPSWNELKGRKSDGESPGDAKHSATLSARNPSRDQPEPGLINPAYEESEDDNTPLRSSLVAEANMVELFREEPEEELGFRIVGGKDTPLGNIVIQEIVRDSLAGRDGRLAPGDHILEVNDISLASVPHARAVAVLRQPSLLRLTVMQEKGFKTRDPRSDHHAPSSTTSTALQPSQSPHGNATSSHNPGTVLQVTLMKSQRSEPLGIKLIRKSDESGVFILDLLSGGLAAKDGKLRNNDKVLAINGHDLRHGTPESAAQIIQASEVRVNFVVMRPAETQEDGGSSREGQQGRAARRAPDPQYFRRQSTYMKDPPGGFSSHEKTVSLKKEPRLSLGITIAGGRDCRSRLPVYITSVQPVGCLHRDGTIKKGDILLSINGVDLTQFTYNEAVSVLKAQTAQSQVVLRVIQTLSDDTEEEAEAATMDELDLMDDPRDDALNWTPLWTRWLGLPSHMHWCRDIVLQKTNNESWGFSIVGGYEESHGQQPFFIKTIVPGTPAQFDGRLKCGDEIVAVNGSTTVGMNNSSLIPMLKLQKNKVTLTVVSWPGSLV; encoded by the exons TGGACACCCCTTGTGGCCACACATACTGCTTTCACTGTCTGAGCAACTTCTTAAAAGAGCAGGACTTCTGCCCCGTGGACCGCCAGCGGCTGCAGTTGCATCAGTGCCGTCCCTCCAGCCTGCTGGTCAGGAACCTACTGGATAAGCTGGTCGTAATGTGTCCTCACTTCGACGAGTGCCAGCAGCAGATGCAGCGCTGTGAACTTCAGCCTCACTTGCACAACAG ATGTCCTGTTTTCAGAAGACTGAAGGAGGAAGCCGAGAAAAGGAAGAGGCCCTCGTGGAATGAGTTAAAGGGACGCAAGAGTGACGGGGAGTCGCCCGGTGATGCTAAACACTCGGCAACGTTGTCAGCTCGAAATCCCAGCCGGGATCAGCCTGAGCCTGGGCTGATTAATCCTGCCTATGAGGAGAGTGAGGATG ATAACACCCCTCTGCGGTCTAGTCTGGTGGCCGAGGCCAACATGGTGGAACTGTTCAgagaggagccggaggaggagcTGGGCTTCCGCATCGTGGGGGGGAAAGACACACCGCTGGGGAACATAGTGATCCAGGAGATTGTCCGGGACTCACTGGCAGGGCGTGATGGCAGACTGGCCCCAGGGGACCATATCTTAGAG GTGAATGATATCAGCTTGGCTTCAGTCCCCCACGCACGGGCCGTCGCAGTGCTGCGGCAGCCTTCCCTCCTCAGACTCACCGTCATGCAGGAGAAAGGTTTCAAAACAAGGGATCCACGGTCTGATCATCACGCTCCCTCGTCCACCACTTCCACCGCCCTGCAGCCCTCTCAGAGTCCCCACGGCAACGCTACCTCCAGCCACAACCCCGGCACAGTCCTGCAGGTGACGCTGATGAAGAGTCAGCGCAGCGAACCGCTCGGAATCAAACTCATCCGCAAATCGGACGAGAGCGGGGTTTTCATCCTGGACTTGTTGTCTGGGGGTTTGGCAGCAAAAGATGGAAAACTGAGGAACAATGACAAAGTATTGGCCATTAATGGACACGACCTTAGACATGGTACACCGGAGAGCGCTGCCCAGATCATACAG GCCAGTGAGGTACGTGTGAACTTTGTGGTGATGAGACCTGCAGAGACTCAGGAGGAcggaggaagcagcagagagggacaACAGGGACGAGCAGCGAGGAGGGCGCCTGATCCCCAGTACTTCAGACGACAGTCCACCTACATGAAG GATCCCCCGGGCGGGTTTTCCAGCCATGAGAAGACTGTGAGTCTGAAGAAGGAGCCTCGGCTTTCACTGGGCATCACCATTGCCGGGGGGAGGGACTGTCGCAGCCGCCtgcctgtttacatcacaagtGTGCAGCCTGTTGGCTGTCTGCACCGAGATGGAACCATCAAAAAAG GTGACATTCTCCTGAGCATCAACGGTGTGGATCTGACCCAGTTCACCTACAACGAGGCCGTGTCGGTGCTGAAGGCTCAGACAGCTCAGTCCCAGGTGGTGCTGCGAGTCATCCAGACGCTCTCCgatgacacagaggaggaagccgAGGCCGCCACCATGGACGAACTGGACCTAATGGACGACCCGCGAGATGACGCCCTCAACTGGACGCCGCTGTGGACTCGGTGGCTGGGATTACCGAG TCACATGCACTGGTGCCGGGACATCGTCCTGCAGAAGACCAACAACGAGAGCTGGGGCTTCAGTATCGTCGGGGGGTACGAGGAGAGCCACGGCCAGCAGCCTTTCTTCATCAAAACCATTGTGCCTGGTACACCTGCTCAGTTTGACGGGCGCCTCAA GTGCGGTGATGAGATTGTGGCGGTGAACGGATCCACGACGGTGGGAATGAACAACTCGTCTCTCATCCCCATGCTCAAGCTGCAGAAGAACAAAGTCACGCTGACTGTGGTGTCGTGGCCCGGGAGCCTAGTGTAG